Part of the Cystobacter ferrugineus genome, GTCCAGCACCGTCTGGGGCAGACCGAACTGCCGGGCGACCGCCTCGGTGATCGGCTGGCCCTGCTGGCGCAGGTACTGCAATTGTCCGGCATACTCGCGGCGGAACTCGTTGATGGGGATTTCCTTGCCGTTGACCACCGCCGCGGCTGCGGGGGCGGCGCTGGGGTTCACGTCGCTGAACCCGTTGCTCCCCGGGCCGAACTGCACGGTGAACACCACCGCGATCGCGATGATGAAGAGGAGCGAGACGACCTTTCGGAGATCCAAAGAGCCCATGATGCCGTAACCGTTTCCGTGCCTTGAAACGCGCCGATCTGCTCTTCCCGTGGAAGGTTTCGCGGCGCGCGTGTGTTGGGTGCCCGGTTCGGATGGTGGACGTTGTGACGCCCCCCACCGTGAAGACCTTGACTGCCTAGAGCAACACCCCGGAAAATGCAAGCGATTCAGAGTAGTTAGCGAGCCCCCCCCGACCCCTCCGCTCCCCCCTCTCCCACACGGACCTCCACGAAGTGCTGTCGCTTCTCAAGCGCTACCGGACCTTGCTGATCGTGAGTGCCCTCCTGCTCTACCCGTTCGGGGCCTTCCTGACGACGGGTGGCCGACGCGGGCGGGAGCCCAATGTCGTGGACCGGCTCGTCATCGCCCTGACCGCCCCCGTGCAACGGGGGTTGGTGGGGCTCATCGATGGGGTGAAGGCCGTGGTGTTCGGCTACATCGACCTGCGCGAGGTGCGCCAGGAGAACGAGCAACTGCGGGCGGAGAACCTCCAGTTGAGGGCGGGCCTGCACGCGCTCGGCGAGACGCGGCTGGAGAACGAGCGGCTGCGTGGCCTGCTCGGCTATGCCCAGGCGTCGCCCGGGCCGGACATCCCCGCGCGGGTCATCGGGGTGAATCCCGTGGCCAAGCTGCTGTCGGTGCGCATCAACCGGGGCGAGTCGGATGGGGTGTTCCGCGGCATGTCGGTGGTGACGCCGGACG contains:
- the mreC gene encoding rod shape-determining protein MreC codes for the protein MLSLLKRYRTLLIVSALLLYPFGAFLTTGGRRGREPNVVDRLVIALTAPVQRGLVGLIDGVKAVVFGYIDLREVRQENEQLRAENLQLRAGLHALGETRLENERLRGLLGYAQASPGPDIPARVIGVNPVAKLLSVRINRGESDGVFRGMSVVTPDGIVGQVVRTTGGWADVALVTDAQSRVAAQVQRSRARGTAAGAGKGPLQLENMLRIEDVQEGDLIITSGTDGVYPPGLVVGKVTHLEKTEHGMFLGGDIVPAVDTTRLEEVLVRGTPFGVSAQGGAGEGGGR